A genomic segment from Clostridia bacterium encodes:
- the gdhA gene encoding NADP-specific glutamate dehydrogenase — protein MSIKNAYLAKVMEDVVKRNPGEPEFHQAVTEVLESLETVIEQHPEYEKTGLIERIVEPERMISFRVSWVDDNGAVQVNRGFRVQFNSAIGPYKGGLRFHPSVYSGIIKFLGFEQMFKNSLTSLPIGGGKGGSDFDPRGKSDGEIMRFCQAFMTELYRHIGPDVDVPAGDIGVGAREIGYLYGQYKRIKGCWENGVLTGKGLEYGGSLIRPEATGYGATYYAAEVLKHFGDTIEGKTVAISGFGNVAWGVCMKVAELGGKVVTISGPDGYVYDPDGVTTQEKFDYMLEMRASGRDRAQDYAEKFGCEFHAKEKPWGVKVDICMPCATQNEINMAEAEKIFANGTKYYIEVANMPTTADAMAFLREKGLVVGPSKAVNAGGVAVSALEMAQNSMRYNWSAEEVDEKLKGIMSNIHKVSMEAAEECGLGYDLVAGANIAGFLKIAKAMLAQGII, from the coding sequence ATGAGCATTAAAAATGCGTATCTCGCAAAAGTCATGGAAGACGTTGTAAAACGTAATCCCGGTGAACCTGAATTCCATCAGGCTGTAACCGAAGTGCTGGAATCTCTGGAAACTGTAATTGAACAGCATCCTGAGTATGAAAAAACCGGCTTAATCGAAAGAATTGTTGAACCCGAAAGAATGATTTCTTTCAGAGTATCCTGGGTAGACGATAACGGTGCTGTTCAGGTTAACCGCGGTTTCAGAGTTCAGTTTAACTCCGCAATCGGACCTTACAAAGGCGGCTTGCGCTTCCATCCGTCTGTTTATTCCGGTATTATTAAGTTCTTAGGCTTCGAACAGATGTTCAAAAACAGCTTAACAAGCCTTCCCATCGGCGGTGGTAAGGGTGGTTCTGACTTTGACCCCAGAGGTAAGTCTGATGGCGAAATCATGCGTTTCTGCCAGGCATTTATGACTGAACTTTACCGTCATATCGGTCCTGATGTGGACGTTCCTGCAGGTGATATCGGTGTTGGCGCAAGAGAAATTGGTTATCTCTATGGTCAGTACAAGAGAATCAAAGGTTGCTGGGAAAACGGTGTTCTGACCGGTAAAGGCTTAGAATACGGCGGATCTTTGATTCGTCCCGAAGCAACAGGCTACGGCGCTACATACTATGCTGCAGAAGTTTTAAAACATTTTGGTGATACCATTGAAGGTAAAACCGTTGCAATTTCCGGCTTCGGTAACGTTGCATGGGGTGTTTGCATGAAGGTTGCAGAACTTGGTGGCAAGGTTGTTACCATTTCCGGTCCTGACGGTTATGTATACGATCCCGACGGTGTAACCACCCAAGAAAAGTTTGATTACATGCTTGAAATGCGTGCATCCGGTCGTGACCGTGCACAGGATTATGCAGAAAAATTCGGTTGTGAATTCCATGCAAAAGAAAAGCCCTGGGGTGTTAAGGTTGACATCTGCATGCCTTGCGCTACCCAGAACGAAATCAACATGGCTGAAGCTGAAAAGATTTTTGCAAACGGCACAAAATACTATATTGAAGTTGCAAACATGCCCACAACTGCAGATGCAATGGCATTCCTGCGTGAAAAAGGCTTGGTTGTAGGGCCTTCCAAAGCAGTTAATGCCGGTGGTGTTGCAGTTTCTGCACTCGAAATGGCACAGAACTCCATGCGTTACAACTGGTCTGCTGAAGAAGTTGACGAAAAACTTAAGGGCATTATGTCCAACATCCATAAGGTTTCTATGGAAGCTGCTGAAGAATGCGGTTTGGGTTATGACCTGGTTGCAGGTGCAAACATTGCAGGTTTCTTAAAGATTGCAAAAGCAATGCTTGCACAGGGCATTATCTAA